Proteins from a single region of Labedella gwakjiensis:
- a CDS encoding GNAT family N-acetyltransferase, with translation MAELRLEELSASTIVAVNALSLKPGQEQFVAPVSYAVAAAVVDPTTSWQRVILDGDEVVGFIQGNFDPNAPQDEFRSILWRINVDADDQGRGIGTFAVEALRSEATARGFNHLDVIYEPGESGPEAFFLRVGFAPVGETSYGETIAELTL, from the coding sequence ATGGCTGAGCTGAGACTCGAGGAACTGTCGGCGTCCACGATCGTCGCGGTCAACGCGCTCTCGCTCAAACCCGGCCAGGAGCAGTTCGTCGCCCCCGTCTCGTACGCCGTCGCCGCCGCGGTCGTCGATCCGACCACGAGCTGGCAGCGGGTGATCCTCGACGGCGACGAGGTCGTGGGATTCATTCAAGGCAATTTCGATCCGAACGCCCCGCAGGACGAGTTCCGCAGCATCCTCTGGCGCATCAACGTCGACGCGGACGACCAGGGCCGCGGTATCGGTACGTTCGCGGTCGAGGCGCTCCGCTCCGAGGCCACGGCTCGCGGCTTCAACCACCTCGACGTCATCTACGAGCCGGGCGAGAGCGGACCGGAGGCGTTCTTCCTCCGGGTCGGCTTCGCCCCGGTCGGAGAGACCTCCTACGGCGAGACGATCGCGGAACTCACGCTCTGA
- a CDS encoding MGMT family protein — MAPEDDGPPSGDEFVEEVLAVVAAIPSGHVMSYGVVAAAIGSRSARGVGRVMAHAGSTVPWWRVVRSGGFPPRGLEQEALPHYLAERTPIVETPSGYRIARSAWI, encoded by the coding sequence GTGGCCCCCGAGGACGACGGGCCGCCGAGCGGTGACGAGTTCGTCGAGGAGGTCCTCGCCGTCGTCGCGGCCATCCCGTCCGGTCACGTCATGAGCTACGGCGTCGTCGCCGCCGCCATCGGGTCCCGATCCGCCCGCGGCGTCGGACGGGTCATGGCTCACGCCGGATCGACAGTGCCCTGGTGGCGCGTCGTGAGATCCGGCGGCTTCCCGCCGCGGGGCCTCGAGCAGGAGGCGCTCCCCCACTACCTCGCCGAGCGCACCCCGATCGTCGAGACGCCATCGGGCTATCGGATCGCCCGGTCCGCCTGGATCTGA